The proteins below come from a single Gimesia alba genomic window:
- a CDS encoding purine-nucleoside phosphorylase, with the protein MQELVEKINDAIEYLKPQIQQMPRIGLILGTGLGDFSQQIKRDASIAYESIPHFPHSTVESHAGQLVFGTLNETPIIAMEGRFHYYEGYSMKEVTFPVRVMQALGVETLIITNAAGGMNPHYHLADIMIIEDQINLMGDNPLRGINDDRLGVRFPDMSAPYNRDLIKLAEEQALELQIRTQTGVFVAVAGPNLETRAEYRMLRQMGADCVGMSTVPECIVANHASMKVLGLSVVTDLCLPDALEPVDISKILKVAAEGGQKLARLIPQIIKQI; encoded by the coding sequence ATGCAGGAATTGGTCGAAAAAATCAATGATGCAATTGAATATCTGAAGCCTCAAATACAGCAGATGCCCCGCATTGGTTTGATCCTCGGAACGGGGCTCGGTGACTTCAGTCAACAGATCAAACGTGATGCCTCAATCGCTTATGAATCGATCCCTCACTTCCCACATTCAACAGTCGAATCGCACGCGGGACAGCTGGTATTCGGAACGTTGAACGAAACTCCGATCATCGCCATGGAAGGCCGATTTCACTACTACGAAGGTTACTCGATGAAAGAAGTAACTTTCCCTGTTCGCGTCATGCAGGCACTCGGCGTCGAAACCCTGATCATCACGAACGCAGCTGGCGGAATGAACCCTCACTATCACCTGGCCGACATCATGATCATTGAAGATCAGATCAATCTGATGGGCGACAATCCGTTACGAGGGATTAATGACGATCGCCTGGGCGTTCGCTTCCCTGATATGAGCGCCCCTTATAACCGGGACTTGATCAAACTGGCGGAAGAACAAGCGCTGGAACTTCAGATTCGTACACAAACGGGCGTTTTCGTCGCGGTTGCCGGCCCCAATCTGGAAACGCGCGCTGAATACCGCATGCTGCGACAGATGGGCGCCGACTGTGTCGGCATGTCGACGGTCCCCGAATGCATTGTGGCCAACCACGCCTCGATGAAAGTTCTCGGGCTGTCTGTAGTGACCGACTTATGCCTGCCTGACGCGCTGGAGCCGGTTGATATCAGCAAAATCTTAAAAGTCGCCGCGGAGGGAGGCCAGAAACTGGCACGCCTGATCCCTCAGATCATCAAACAGATCTGA
- the arsS gene encoding arsenosugar biosynthesis radical SAM (seleno)protein ArsS (Some members of this family are selenoproteins.): protein MAPLTLFRQHSKLADPREQLRILNAETQQPAFDHQLEQHQLPTLQASTIDTLQVNLGKLCNMTCDHCHVDAGPDRREIMDRETVEHCLTALEHPGFQTLDLTGGAPEMNPHFREMVKEATRLNKQVIDRCNLTILLAPGFQDLPEFLAEHRVDIIASLPCYLEANTDAQRGNGAFQKSIQALNALNSLGYGKSDSRRKLTLVYNPVGFSLPPDQSQLEQAYRRELKERFDIEFTNLITITNMPISRFLSELVSQGRTEEYMERLVNAFNPATVSGLMCRSLISVDWQGYLYDCDFNQMLNLPVSVLARRHIRDFHYEDLAARDIVTNQHCYGCTAGAGSSCGGAIS, encoded by the coding sequence ATGGCTCCACTCACCCTGTTCCGACAACACAGTAAGCTGGCCGATCCCCGGGAGCAGTTGCGCATTCTCAACGCAGAAACACAACAACCCGCATTCGACCATCAACTGGAGCAGCATCAGCTTCCGACACTGCAGGCCAGCACGATCGATACATTGCAGGTCAACCTGGGAAAGCTTTGCAATATGACCTGTGATCACTGTCATGTTGACGCGGGTCCTGATCGCAGAGAGATTATGGATCGTGAAACCGTAGAGCACTGCCTGACTGCGCTGGAACATCCCGGTTTTCAGACATTGGATTTGACCGGCGGGGCTCCTGAAATGAATCCGCACTTCCGCGAAATGGTCAAAGAGGCAACCCGGCTCAATAAACAGGTCATTGATCGTTGTAATCTGACAATTCTGCTCGCGCCCGGCTTTCAGGATCTGCCCGAGTTTCTCGCCGAACATCGAGTCGATATCATCGCTTCGCTCCCCTGTTACCTGGAAGCGAATACCGACGCACAACGGGGGAATGGGGCATTTCAAAAATCCATTCAGGCTTTGAACGCGTTGAATTCACTCGGATACGGAAAGTCCGATTCCCGTCGTAAACTGACTTTAGTTTATAATCCTGTCGGATTCTCCTTGCCTCCCGACCAGTCACAACTGGAACAGGCCTACCGGCGCGAATTGAAAGAACGATTCGATATCGAATTTACCAACTTGATCACGATCACCAATATGCCGATTAGCCGTTTTCTCAGCGAACTGGTCAGCCAGGGACGGACCGAAGAATATATGGAGCGTCTGGTCAACGCATTCAATCCGGCTACGGTCTCCGGGCTGATGTGCCGCTCCCTGATTTCGGTGGACTGGCAGGGCTATTTATATGACTGTGATTTTAACCAGATGCTGAACCTGCCTGTCTCAGTCCTAGCCCGACGACACATTCGCGACTTTCACTATGAAGACCTGGCAGCCAGGGACATTGTAACGAACCAACACTGCTATGGCTGCACGGCAGGCGCGGGCTCCAGTTGCGGCGGTGCTATCAGCTAA
- a CDS encoding methyltransferase domain-containing protein, with translation MNSANTQARSTEEESVYTRYANAANQKEQALCCPVEYNPEYLSIIPEEILERDYGCGDPTPYLSAGDTVVDLGSGGGKICYIASQIVGPEGTVIGVDCNAEMLTLARKYQQQVAEQLGYSNTEFRCGLIQDLKLDLDQLNQELSTNPIDSHARWLELRNLEERLRSETPMIEDDTVDCVISNCVLNLVREADRSQLLQEVFRVLKRGGKAVISDIVCDEDVPQHLRADPTLWSGCLSGAFREDAFLKAFEDAGFHGIEILKREETPWQTIEGIEFRSVTFSAFKGKQGPCLERNQAMIYRGPFKKVEDDDGHVYSRGQRIAVCDKTFQLLQAAPYEGQFLPVEPYQNIPLDAAQEMDCRRNAVRHPQETKGKNYDLTSQIIDSCCSPDGGCC, from the coding sequence ATGAATTCAGCAAACACGCAGGCTCGTTCGACTGAAGAAGAATCTGTTTACACGCGTTATGCCAATGCAGCAAATCAGAAAGAGCAGGCGCTCTGCTGTCCCGTCGAATACAATCCGGAATATTTATCGATCATCCCCGAGGAAATTCTGGAACGCGATTACGGCTGTGGCGATCCGACGCCTTACCTGTCTGCCGGTGATACGGTGGTTGACCTGGGTTCCGGCGGCGGGAAGATCTGTTACATCGCCTCACAGATTGTCGGTCCCGAAGGAACCGTGATCGGCGTTGACTGCAATGCTGAAATGCTCACACTCGCTCGAAAATACCAACAGCAGGTAGCAGAGCAACTGGGATATTCGAATACCGAATTCCGCTGTGGTTTAATTCAGGATTTAAAACTGGACCTGGATCAACTCAATCAAGAGCTCTCTACTAATCCGATCGACAGCCATGCCCGCTGGTTGGAATTACGGAATCTGGAAGAACGCTTACGCAGCGAGACCCCCATGATCGAAGACGACACTGTCGACTGTGTGATCTCGAATTGCGTTCTGAACCTGGTGCGTGAAGCGGATCGAAGCCAGCTTTTACAGGAAGTCTTCCGCGTGTTAAAGCGGGGTGGTAAAGCTGTGATCAGCGATATCGTTTGTGATGAAGATGTCCCACAACATCTGCGAGCCGATCCTACACTCTGGTCAGGCTGTCTCTCTGGCGCGTTTCGTGAAGACGCCTTTTTGAAAGCATTTGAAGACGCTGGCTTTCATGGCATTGAAATTCTGAAGCGTGAAGAGACTCCCTGGCAAACTATCGAAGGCATTGAGTTTCGTTCGGTAACGTTTTCCGCCTTTAAAGGCAAACAAGGCCCTTGCCTGGAACGCAATCAGGCAATGATTTATCGGGGGCCCTTCAAAAAAGTCGAAGATGACGATGGTCATGTTTATTCGCGAGGACAACGAATTGCTGTCTGCGATAAAACATTCCAGCTGCTACAAGCGGCTCCCTACGAGGGACAGTTTCTTCCCGTTGAGCCGTATCAGAATATTCCGCTGGACGCCGCTCAGGAGATGGATTGTCGTCGGAATGCAGTGCGGCATCCCCAGGAAACCAAGGGCAAAAACTATGATCTGACCAGCCAGATTATCGATTCCTGCTGCAGCCCTGATGGTGGTTGCTGTTAG
- a CDS encoding TIGR04283 family arsenosugar biosynthesis glycosyltransferase: MDSEPQISVIIPVLYGDDCWKTLLADLTSFPDSSEFLFVSNSEQPAEFSELIHQFQLEERSHWYQTLVGRAHQMNYGAAQASRSHLLFLHADSGLSETGIQRLIQSLKSHPNALHYFNLKFQDQSFFLMQLNTWGVYFRSHVLGIPFGDQGLCLSCALFHELGCFDESAPYGEDHLLVWKARRGRIRLQCTGAEIQTSARKYQQQGWFKMTVKHLWLTIRQAVPQFILLLKERIGSWFQGKAPSSSS; encoded by the coding sequence ATGGATTCAGAACCTCAGATTTCCGTCATCATTCCAGTGTTGTACGGGGACGATTGCTGGAAGACGCTCCTTGCCGATTTGACCTCGTTTCCAGATTCGTCAGAGTTTCTTTTCGTCTCAAATAGTGAACAACCAGCTGAGTTTTCGGAGTTGATACATCAATTTCAGCTTGAGGAACGCAGCCACTGGTATCAGACTTTGGTTGGCAGAGCACATCAGATGAATTATGGTGCGGCTCAGGCGTCTCGGTCTCACCTGTTGTTTTTGCATGCGGATTCAGGTCTGAGTGAAACCGGGATTCAACGGCTGATCCAATCTTTGAAATCGCATCCCAATGCATTACATTATTTCAACTTGAAATTTCAGGATCAAAGTTTTTTCTTAATGCAGCTGAATACGTGGGGCGTTTATTTTCGTTCGCATGTGTTAGGGATTCCCTTTGGAGATCAGGGGCTCTGTCTGAGCTGTGCTCTGTTTCATGAACTGGGCTGTTTCGATGAATCGGCTCCGTACGGCGAAGACCATCTGCTGGTCTGGAAAGCCAGGCGAGGAAGAATTCGTTTACAATGTACGGGGGCTGAAATCCAAACCAGCGCCCGAAAATACCAGCAGCAGGGCTGGTTCAAAATGACCGTTAAACATCTCTGGCTGACGATCCGTCAGGCAGTCCCGCAGTTTATTCTCTTGTTAAAAGAACGTATTGGTTCATGGTTTCAAGGCAAGGCGCCATCGTCATCTTCGTGA
- a CDS encoding TIGR04282 family arsenosugar biosynthesis glycosyltransferase has product MVSRQGAIVIFVKTPGYSPLKTRLAQTIGQAQAEQFHRLSAAAVAAVVQKVAQQKQVTPYWAVAEEAALTDPLWHQFATLFQGAGDLGTRLAHVNRVLSEQHDFVIFLGADAPQLPVTYLTDAVDLLTNVTDQRQFVLGPADDGGFYLFGTPICLSQETWLNVPYSAANTAEKLLAQLEGQGDIQRLPALTDVDTVRELQTIIQEQSDDDKLLPEQRQIREWIRQQNFPGD; this is encoded by the coding sequence ATGGTTTCAAGGCAAGGCGCCATCGTCATCTTCGTGAAGACTCCCGGGTATTCACCTTTGAAAACCAGATTGGCACAAACGATTGGTCAAGCGCAAGCGGAGCAGTTTCATCGTCTTTCCGCGGCTGCGGTCGCGGCGGTCGTACAGAAAGTGGCGCAGCAAAAACAGGTGACTCCTTACTGGGCTGTCGCGGAAGAAGCGGCGCTCACAGATCCGTTATGGCATCAATTCGCCACTCTCTTTCAGGGCGCAGGCGATCTGGGAACACGTCTGGCACACGTGAATCGGGTTCTCTCTGAACAACATGACTTTGTGATATTTCTGGGAGCAGATGCTCCCCAGCTTCCGGTGACGTATTTAACAGACGCCGTTGATCTCTTAACAAATGTGACCGATCAACGTCAGTTTGTGTTAGGGCCTGCCGACGATGGTGGCTTTTATTTATTTGGCACTCCCATCTGTCTGTCTCAGGAAACGTGGCTTAATGTGCCTTATAGTGCTGCGAACACAGCGGAAAAATTGCTTGCGCAGCTGGAAGGGCAGGGGGACATTCAGCGGCTTCCCGCTTTGACTGATGTTGATACAGTGCGGGAACTGCAGACAATCATCCAGGAGCAGAGCGATGATGACAAATTGCTACCCGAACAACGGCAGATCAGGGAGTGGATTCGGCAGCAGAACTTTCCGGGGGATTAG
- a CDS encoding sulfite exporter TauE/SafE family protein, which produces MMFSDPQLWLFVLSVVFISAFIQGIIGFGYAIVAMAVLPLVLNFREANLLVAFSIVLPVIWIFWGYRKQSDLKLLSGAILGSLVGLPLGLLTFTLIDLDYLVRGTGLVILLIVIDGFFQKPPQLVEGPPKASSIWSTFAGFCSGFLAGSTSIAGPPIVIYAIRQPWTQDQYKGFIFGFFILISVTRIIGLALMGFAQTPELLTSAIIVPFVFLGMKLGTLVGPRINPVVFKRCLLSLLAVSSLYMVIQGSSEELPAPELEKTIEQDRNAL; this is translated from the coding sequence ATGATGTTTTCTGACCCACAGTTGTGGTTATTCGTACTTTCTGTTGTATTCATTTCCGCGTTTATTCAGGGAATCATCGGCTTTGGTTATGCCATCGTCGCAATGGCTGTCCTGCCGCTGGTGCTCAATTTTCGCGAAGCAAATTTACTGGTCGCGTTCAGCATCGTACTCCCTGTGATCTGGATTTTCTGGGGCTACCGGAAGCAGTCTGATTTGAAACTTCTCTCCGGCGCGATTCTGGGATCTCTGGTGGGGCTCCCTCTAGGCCTGCTGACATTCACGCTGATTGACCTCGACTATCTGGTACGTGGTACGGGGCTGGTGATTCTTTTGATCGTCATCGACGGCTTTTTTCAGAAACCTCCCCAATTAGTCGAAGGCCCTCCGAAAGCCTCTTCCATCTGGAGCACCTTCGCCGGTTTTTGCAGCGGCTTTCTGGCCGGTTCCACCAGTATCGCCGGCCCCCCGATTGTCATTTACGCGATTCGACAGCCCTGGACGCAGGATCAATACAAAGGCTTCATTTTCGGATTCTTCATTCTGATCTCTGTTACGCGCATCATTGGATTGGCGTTGATGGGCTTCGCACAAACGCCGGAGCTGTTGACCTCCGCGATCATTGTCCCGTTTGTCTTCCTGGGAATGAAGCTGGGAACATTGGTCGGACCACGTATCAATCCCGTTGTGTTTAAACGCTGTCTGCTCTCGCTGCTTGCAGTCAGTTCGTTGTATATGGTGATCCAGGGAAGCTCTGAAGAATTACCGGCCCCTGAACTGGAAAAAACGATCGAACAGGATCGGAACGCACTCTAA
- a CDS encoding MFS transporter gives MSNELKEDKWYHGISRYQWLVLTIASLGWVFDVFEGQIFVASMNEAMPSLVAPDTTKGQQALYNNIALGAFLIGGALGGIGFGALSDRIGRKKTMSLTILFYSFFTCLSAFSQDWWQLAGFRFLVALGVGGEWAVASTLVAESFPPKARARVGSIFHASSVLGTYLAILAGAFIIGNESIQEYAREAGHPSLPWRIGFALGVVPSFLIIWIRRSMKEPESWQHAQEAAKEDSSQKMGTISDLLLPEFIKSTCIGVLLAAIGLATFWGVHIYGKNVFLNAVKSDYVVEHFQDQPDVPAEEKKAYFETINPTLKKWEMLGMFLATTGGGLGLLAFGPICEWFGRRGAFFLFHVGGLISSILLFQVLSNTIVIGCFLPVFGFLTLGMHAGYAIYFPELYPTRLRGTGTGFCFNAGRILAAPILFIGGWMQKDWGYTMAQTATILSMLYIIGAILPYFAKETKGSALME, from the coding sequence ATGTCAAACGAACTGAAAGAAGATAAGTGGTATCACGGGATTTCCCGTTACCAGTGGCTTGTCCTGACGATTGCCTCCCTGGGCTGGGTATTCGACGTATTCGAGGGGCAGATCTTCGTCGCCAGTATGAATGAAGCGATGCCGTCTCTCGTCGCTCCTGACACAACCAAAGGGCAACAGGCACTTTATAATAATATTGCACTCGGCGCCTTCCTGATCGGTGGTGCTCTGGGCGGCATTGGCTTTGGCGCTTTAAGCGATCGGATTGGTCGTAAAAAAACGATGTCGCTGACCATTCTGTTCTACTCGTTTTTCACCTGTCTCTCTGCCTTCTCACAGGACTGGTGGCAACTGGCCGGCTTCCGCTTTCTCGTTGCACTCGGCGTCGGCGGCGAATGGGCGGTCGCCAGTACCCTGGTCGCGGAATCCTTCCCTCCAAAAGCCCGCGCCCGCGTCGGCAGTATTTTCCACGCTTCCAGTGTGTTGGGAACCTACCTCGCAATTCTGGCGGGGGCGTTTATCATTGGAAACGAAAGCATCCAGGAATATGCCAGAGAAGCAGGACACCCCAGTCTTCCCTGGCGGATTGGATTTGCATTAGGGGTCGTGCCCTCATTTCTGATCATCTGGATCCGCCGCTCCATGAAAGAGCCAGAGTCCTGGCAACACGCGCAAGAAGCTGCGAAAGAGGACAGCAGCCAGAAGATGGGAACCATCTCCGATTTACTCCTGCCAGAATTTATCAAGAGCACCTGTATTGGCGTTCTTCTGGCCGCGATTGGTTTGGCGACTTTCTGGGGCGTCCACATTTACGGCAAGAATGTCTTTTTGAATGCGGTCAAGTCAGACTATGTCGTCGAACATTTTCAGGACCAGCCTGACGTTCCCGCAGAAGAAAAAAAGGCCTATTTTGAAACGATCAACCCAACCTTGAAAAAATGGGAGATGCTGGGCATGTTTCTCGCCACGACAGGCGGCGGTCTCGGTCTGTTAGCCTTTGGACCGATCTGTGAATGGTTCGGGCGGCGTGGTGCGTTTTTTCTGTTCCATGTCGGAGGGCTAATCAGTTCAATACTATTGTTTCAGGTTCTGAGTAATACGATTGTCATTGGTTGTTTCCTGCCTGTATTCGGCTTTCTGACACTGGGAATGCACGCCGGTTATGCGATTTATTTCCCAGAACTGTACCCCACACGTCTGCGCGGAACCGGAACCGGGTTCTGTTTTAATGCAGGCCGTATTCTGGCGGCCCCGATTCTGTTTATTGGTGGCTGGATGCAGAAAGACTGGGGATATACAATGGCACAAACAGCAACGATATTGAGCATGCTGTATATCATTGGCGCGATTCTGCCTTACTTTGCCAAAGAAACCAAAGGCAGCGCCCTGATGGAATAA
- a CDS encoding hydroxyacid dehydrogenase: MSDILVTENIQGASMIRLIDDLDVEFDAYLWQNRDLLKQKLQDAKALIVRNQTQVNQELIDAAPQLQIIARAGVGLDNVDTDYAHEKGITVCFTPDANSLSVAELTIGLMLALLRKIPEARQDTLTGGWNRLKFTGSELNGKTFGLIGMGRIGSLTATRARAFGMNIIAADPYLASDAPALKELNGRLVSLDELLAEADVVSCHSPLTPTTRKMLTYQHFSQMKPDACFINTSRGEVVDESGLIQALLEHKLAGAALDVRETEPPEQSPLNQMENVILTPHIAAFTVEAQERVVDSVCEDVRLVLSGKPAINVFKP, from the coding sequence ATGAGTGATATTCTGGTGACAGAGAACATTCAGGGAGCATCTATGATTCGTCTCATCGATGATCTCGATGTGGAATTTGATGCGTATCTGTGGCAGAACCGGGACTTGCTGAAACAGAAACTCCAGGATGCCAAAGCACTGATTGTCAGAAATCAGACGCAAGTCAATCAGGAACTCATTGACGCCGCGCCGCAGTTGCAAATCATTGCGCGGGCGGGCGTGGGCCTGGATAATGTCGACACAGACTATGCGCACGAAAAGGGGATCACGGTCTGCTTTACCCCCGATGCGAATTCTCTGTCTGTCGCTGAACTGACCATCGGCTTGATGCTGGCCTTGTTGAGAAAAATTCCCGAAGCACGGCAGGATACTCTGACGGGGGGTTGGAACCGTCTCAAATTCACAGGCTCTGAACTCAACGGCAAAACGTTTGGCCTGATTGGTATGGGCCGCATCGGTTCTCTAACGGCAACCCGCGCCCGGGCTTTTGGGATGAACATCATCGCTGCAGACCCTTACCTGGCTTCTGATGCCCCCGCACTCAAAGAATTAAACGGAAGACTCGTCTCACTGGATGAGTTGCTGGCCGAAGCTGATGTCGTCTCCTGCCATAGTCCGTTGACCCCCACGACCCGAAAGATGCTAACGTATCAGCATTTCAGCCAGATGAAGCCGGATGCCTGTTTTATTAATACATCACGGGGTGAAGTCGTTGACGAAAGCGGTCTGATTCAGGCACTCCTGGAACATAAACTGGCGGGTGCGGCACTGGATGTCAGAGAAACGGAACCTCCCGAGCAAAGCCCGCTGAACCAGATGGAAAACGTCATCTTAACGCCCCACATCGCCGCCTTTACTGTGGAAGCCCAGGAACGCGTGGTCGATTCCGTGTGCGAGGATGTGCGACTCGTGCTGAGCGGAAAACCGGCGATCAATGTTTTTAAACCTTAA
- a CDS encoding threonine synthase, with the protein MLDSFPESQTFVTHLECGMEHDHYAADQLHGLSKAGKPLLVKYDLNALAQAVSKEELATRPATLWRYREFLPVRKSENIVSLGEIHTPLIPVPRLQGGNGSVWIKDEGRLPTGSFKARGLCMAVSMAKELGVTKVAMPTNGNAGAALAAYGTRAGMKSFIFCPDDTPEINVREIAAQGAHVWRVNGLINDCGKIVAQGKEPVGWFDFSTLKEPYRIEGKKTMGLELADQMGWQVPDVIFYPTGGGTGLIGMWKAFNELKEIGWLKGKLPRMVAVQATGCAPMVKAYEEGKEHAELWEDAHTVAAGIRVPVAVGDFLILRAVRESEGFATAVNDEQITAALDEASQKEGFLMCPEGAATYAAYKQELESGRVSPDESAVLFNCATGLKYELPPADQAIDINQPVDYSLFV; encoded by the coding sequence ATGCTCGATTCGTTTCCGGAGTCTCAAACGTTTGTCACCCATCTCGAATGTGGGATGGAACATGACCATTATGCAGCAGATCAATTACACGGCCTTTCCAAGGCAGGCAAACCGCTGCTCGTCAAATATGATTTAAATGCGCTCGCCCAGGCAGTCTCGAAAGAAGAACTGGCAACCCGCCCGGCAACCCTCTGGCGGTATCGTGAATTTCTCCCCGTTCGCAAATCCGAAAATATTGTGAGCCTGGGTGAAATCCACACCCCTTTGATCCCGGTCCCCCGCCTGCAAGGCGGTAATGGGTCGGTCTGGATCAAAGACGAAGGACGGCTCCCCACCGGCTCCTTCAAAGCCCGCGGACTCTGTATGGCCGTTTCGATGGCTAAAGAACTCGGCGTCACCAAAGTCGCCATGCCGACCAATGGAAATGCGGGGGCCGCTCTGGCCGCTTATGGCACCCGGGCCGGCATGAAGTCGTTCATCTTCTGTCCCGACGATACTCCCGAAATCAATGTCCGTGAAATTGCCGCTCAGGGCGCCCATGTCTGGCGGGTCAACGGTCTGATCAATGACTGTGGCAAGATTGTCGCGCAAGGCAAAGAACCGGTCGGCTGGTTTGATTTTTCGACTCTCAAAGAACCGTACCGCATCGAAGGCAAAAAAACGATGGGGCTGGAACTGGCCGATCAGATGGGCTGGCAGGTACCAGACGTCATCTTTTATCCGACCGGCGGTGGAACCGGCCTGATCGGGATGTGGAAAGCCTTCAACGAACTCAAAGAGATCGGCTGGCTCAAAGGCAAGCTGCCCCGGATGGTCGCCGTCCAGGCAACCGGTTGTGCGCCAATGGTCAAAGCCTACGAAGAAGGCAAAGAACACGCCGAGCTATGGGAAGATGCACACACCGTCGCAGCAGGAATCCGGGTCCCCGTCGCCGTGGGTGATTTCCTGATTCTTAGAGCGGTAAGAGAAAGCGAAGGCTTCGCCACCGCCGTCAACGATGAGCAAATCACCGCCGCACTGGATGAAGCCTCTCAAAAAGAAGGCTTCCTGATGTGTCCGGAAGGCGCCGCCACTTATGCCGCGTATAAGCAGGAGCTCGAATCGGGACGTGTCAGCCCTGATGAAAGTGCAGTCCTGTTTAACTGTGCGACAGGACTGAAATACGAACTCCCCCCGGCTGATCAGGCAATCGACATCAATCAGCCCGTTGACTACTCTCTTTTTGTCTGA
- a CDS encoding MFS transporter, with the protein MNNNKPLFIASFMTLIAAGVGFAIRGGILADWGAQYGFTKFDLGTITGGGLVGFGIVILLASLITDNVGYKPILLLAFILHVLSALITFAATPIFHSMGKDATYWCLYIGMFMFAVANGLCEAVINPLVATLYPQKKTHYLNILHAGWPGGLIVGGIVAAVYANMKASVPGLRWEYPMAVFLIPTLIYGFIVIKQKFPLSEAKSAGVSFGQMLLTFASPLLIFLLLLQACVGYVELGTDSWIASITDSILIGQGLYLFIYASLIMFVLRFFAGPIVEKINPLGLLCMSACFGALGLYMIGSSTQAAMVWLAVTVYGLGKTFLWPTMLGVVGERFPKGGAITMGAMGGIGMLSAGLLGGPGIGYNQDYYATQKLEQLSPEAYERYSADDKNGFLFFPAIKGLNGSKVSVLNNDGKDLEETVEQLKKENKTDDYISSLNQWWQGAEKFAAEDKEPVDEAGIFGGRMALKCTALVPLFMAFGYFILVLYFRSKGGYQVEVLHGEEPVGEHYTGGVEGPIE; encoded by the coding sequence ATGAATAACAACAAACCATTGTTTATTGCGAGCTTTATGACGCTCATCGCCGCCGGCGTGGGATTCGCAATTCGAGGAGGCATCCTGGCAGACTGGGGAGCCCAGTATGGGTTCACCAAATTCGACCTGGGTACGATTACCGGGGGAGGACTCGTCGGTTTTGGTATTGTGATTCTGCTGGCCAGTCTGATTACGGATAATGTTGGTTACAAACCGATTCTGCTGCTGGCGTTCATTCTGCATGTACTATCCGCATTGATTACGTTTGCAGCTACGCCGATTTTCCATTCGATGGGCAAAGATGCGACTTACTGGTGCCTGTATATCGGCATGTTTATGTTCGCCGTCGCCAACGGTCTCTGTGAAGCGGTGATCAACCCACTGGTCGCCACACTCTATCCCCAAAAGAAAACCCACTACCTGAATATTCTGCACGCTGGCTGGCCTGGCGGGTTGATTGTCGGCGGGATTGTGGCTGCCGTTTATGCCAACATGAAAGCCAGTGTTCCCGGTCTTCGCTGGGAATATCCCATGGCGGTCTTTTTGATTCCAACTCTGATCTACGGCTTCATTGTGATTAAGCAGAAGTTCCCACTTTCGGAAGCCAAGTCGGCTGGTGTCAGCTTTGGACAGATGCTGTTGACCTTTGCCAGCCCGCTATTGATCTTCTTACTCTTATTACAAGCTTGCGTCGGGTATGTCGAACTGGGCACGGACAGCTGGATCGCCAGCATTACTGACTCCATCCTCATTGGTCAGGGTCTGTATCTGTTTATCTATGCATCCTTAATCATGTTCGTCCTGCGTTTCTTTGCTGGTCCGATTGTTGAAAAAATCAATCCGCTGGGCCTGCTCTGCATGAGTGCCTGCTTCGGCGCTTTGGGATTATACATGATTGGAAGCTCTACCCAGGCTGCTATGGTCTGGCTCGCAGTCACCGTGTATGGTCTGGGAAAAACGTTCCTCTGGCCGACGATGCTGGGTGTGGTTGGCGAGCGGTTCCCCAAAGGGGGCGCGATTACCATGGGTGCCATGGGTGGTATCGGGATGCTCTCAGCAGGTCTGCTGGGTGGACCGGGAATCGGCTATAACCAGGATTACTACGCGACCCAAAAACTGGAACAGCTCTCTCCGGAAGCATATGAGCGGTATTCCGCCGATGACAAAAACGGTTTCCTGTTTTTCCCGGCGATCAAAGGTCTGAATGGTTCGAAAGTGAGTGTCCTCAATAACGACGGCAAAGACCTGGAAGAAACCGTAGAACAACTGAAGAAAGAGAATAAAACGGACGATTATATTTCGAGCCTGAATCAATGGTGGCAGGGTGCAGAGAAATTTGCCGCTGAAGACAAAGAGCCCGTTGACGAGGCCGGCATTTTTGGAGGTCGCATGGCGCTGAAGTGCACTGCTCTGGTTCCTCTCTTCATGGCCTTTGGATACTTTATCCTGGTTTTGTATTTCCGCTCCAAGGGGGGATATCAGGTTGAAGTGCTGCACGGCGAAGAACCGGTTGGTGAACACTATACCGGTGGTGTTGAAGGTCCGATTGAGTAA